From Thalassophryne amazonica chromosome 5, fThaAma1.1, whole genome shotgun sequence:
TAGTTGTTTAATTTACTTGTCTCAAGACTAGCTCAAAAGCTTACATATCCTGACAGAATTTATTGTTTTttaggccatttttcagagaatatgaatgataccaCAAAAAACTTCACCCCGGTCAGAGTgcactggagcaggttttcatccaggatgtctctgtacattgctgcattcatctttccctcaatcgtgattagtctcccagttcctgctgctgaaaaacatccccacagcatgatgctgtcaccaccatgcttcactgtagatggtgcctggtttcctccaaacatcacgcctggcattcacaccaaagagttcagtctttgtctcatcaatcaatcaatcaattttatttatatagcgccaaatcacaacaaacagttgccccaaggcgctttatattgtaaggcaaggccatacaataattacgtaaaaaccccaacggtcaaaacgaccccctgtgagcaagcacttggcgacagtgggaagggaaaaactcccttttaacaggaagaaacctccagcagaaccaggctcagggaggggcagtcttctgctgggactggttggggctgagggagagaaccaggaaaaagacatgcatcagaccagagaggagtggcttctgtctggctactctaccatacaggcctgattggtggattgctgcagagatggttgtccttctggaaggttctcctttctccacagagaaatgctggagctctgacagagtgatcatctggACCttagtcacctctctgactaagtctcttctcccccgatcactcagtttagacgggcagccagctctaggaagagtcctggtggatccaaacttcttccatttacggatgatggaggtcactgtgctcattgggaccttctaagcagcagaaatgtttctgtactcttccccagatttgtgccttgacacaatcctgtctcggaggtcaacagacaattcctttgacctcatgcttggtttgaGCTCTGACATtcactatcaactgtgggacctcatatgtagacaggtgtgtgtctttacaaatcatatccagtcaacagaatttaccccaggtggaccccaattgagctgtagaaacatctcaaggatggtcagtggaaacaggatgcatctgagctcaattttgaacttcatggcagaCGTTGTGAATACCATGGAGGCCCACTtcaaaacaacaaccaaaaaaaactttgctctcattgtcattatgggatattgtgtggagacttttgagggggaaaaagattttcatccattttggaataaggctgaaacattacaaaatgtggaaagagcaAATTGCTGTgattactttctggatgcattgttcAAAGTTGATACAATATTACACACCACCACATCCAAGAACCAAAAGAGTTCTGAACTTCACATCACTTTTTATTGATTATGTTTGCAAATGAAACTGGCATTTAGCCATGAAATGTCGCTGACGTGAGATATTCCAAATGTTCCACAAGATTTAATCTTTGATTTGCATCCACAACAAACATGAGTCTCAATAAATAACTCCGTAAATTTAGAATTTGCTAAAAGGTTGTAATGTCTAGCAAACTAGCTCAAAACTCCTGAAATCAGATTAAATATAACCTGTTTTAAAGAAGTAATTGTATAATATAGAATATATGGATGTTATCATTTCACCACTAGCAATACAATCTCAATATTTTCCTTGATTCTGaatatcaaaaagaaaaaaatacggtagtgttcagaataatagtactgctatgtgactaaaaagattaatccaggttttgagtatattcttattgttacatgggaaacaaggtaccagtagattcagtagattctcacaaatccaacaagaccaagcattcatgatatgcacactcttaaggctatgaaattgggctattagtaaaaaaaaagtagaaaagggggtgacatgacctcttcaagtattttgacatatccaaactgatccatgatacctggtatgtgatatataggcccaacaccatagtaggagaaacatgcccatatcatgatgcttgcaccaccatgcttcactgtcttcactgtgaactgtggcttgaattcagagtttgggggtcgtctcacaaactgtctgcggcccttggacccaaaaagaacagttttactctcatcagtccacaaaaatattcctccatttctctttaggccagttgatgtgttctttggcaaattgtaacctcttctgcacatgtcttttatttaacagagggactttgcgggggattcttgcaaataaattagcttcacacaggcatcttctaactgtcacagcacttacaggtaactccagactgtctttgatcatcctggagctgatcaatgggtgagcctttgccattctggttattcttctatccattttgatggttgttttccattttcttccacgcatctctggtttttttgttcattgtatagcattggagatcattgtagatgaacagtctataatttgttgcacctgcgtatatgttttcccctctccaatcaactttttaatcaaactacgctgttcttctgaacaatgtcttgaacgggcccatttcctcaggctttcaaagagaaaaagcatgttcaacaggtgctggcttcatccttaaatagcggacacctgattcacacctgtttgttccacaaaattgatgaactcactgactgaatgccacactactattattgtgaacacccccttttctacttttttttttttactaatagcccaatttcatagccttaagagtgtgcatatcatgaatgctgggtcttgttggatttgtgagaatctactgaatctactggtaccttgtttcccatgtaacagtaagaaatatactcaaaacctggattaatctttttagtcacatagcactactattattctgaacactactgtatatgtcatTTTATTCAAATGACTTAGAATGTACAAAACATTTGTCATTCCTTTTTGGCTTTGCCTTTTGGAAACACGTTTCTCCACAAAAACCTCAAAACCAAAGTGACAACAATCACAACAAGCAAAACAACTGCAAGTAAAAATGCCATCACGTCAACTGAGTGGTACTGGATCTTGGACATCTTGTAAGACTCCGTTCTTAGGTGTGATGCGCCTTTGTGCCTCATGACAAACTCAATCCAGAACATAGCACGGTCAAGTGGTTTCATGGGCTGGTCTCTGTGCAGGTTAGAGAGAGTCTTCATTTTCTCTCTGTAGGACGGATCATAAAGGACCTCCTTTAATGCCTCCAGGAAGTTGTCTTTGTTCAAGGTTGAAAGGTCCAGCACCTTAGCCACAGCTTTTACTTTCATCCTGGACAAGTTGTCCTTCTGGTCAAACAGGAGGGGCAGACCGACGAGGGGAACACCATGGTAGATGGCCTCCTGGATTCCATTGGTGCCTCCATGGGCCACAAACAGCCTGGTCTTGGGGTGACCCAGAAGGTTGTTTTGAGGCAGCCAGTCCAAAAGTAATGTGTTGTTGCCCAGGGTGGATGGTGTCTTCCCTTTGTGCCTCCAGATCACCTTCTGAGGCAGCTGGgcaaaagcagcagcaatgtcctcAGTTACGTCTTCAGGAAGTTGTCCAATCAAGGTACCCAAAGTCATAATGATAACTCCATGTTCACCTGAACTCTGGACAAAGTCTTCCAGTTGTTGAGACAGGGGCTTGGAGGGTTTGCACTGAAATCCTGCCATGTAAATGATATTAGGCATTGTGGGACGGGGAAACTGCAAGATAAAATCATTCCTCATCAGCCAGATGTCTGCTGCTTGGAATAACTCCATGTAATGTATATCAGGGCCAAAGTACTGGTGGACAAATGGCTTGTAACTTCGGTCTGTGATGTACCAAATTTGAAAACATGTTAAAATGTAGTGACAAAAGTTCTTAAGCCGCTCAGTGAATGTCATCTTGTCAGTCAAGCCTGTCCATGGGATTGGGACATAAGACAATGGTGAAGGAGCAACGGCACTGTGTCCATCTCCCTGGACAGTCCACCTGACATTGAAGACAAGAGGAAGCTGCAGACGATGAGCAAGAAACACACCTGTACCTAATGCAGGGTCCGTCAGAACCACATCGTATTTGGCATCATGGAAGCTCTGCATCACTGTGATGTTCTCAAAAATCGCTCCCATCATCTCAACTACATGTTTATTCATCTGATACAAGTGTCCCATCATTTCATATTGAAGGGTTACACGAGCCCATAATGAAGCATGTTTCCGCTTCTGTATCAGCATTCGTACGACAAACGAACTAAAACTTTCTTCATCAAATCCACCAAAGGAATTTATAGTGACTGTTTTAAAGTAAGGGGACTCTGCCTTGATATACCAGCTGTCAAATGAACGCATCACTGTGATTTCGTGGCCTCGTGTGTGAAGCTCCTCGATCAGGGCTTTCATGTTGATCCAGTGGCTTCCATCCACAGGGACCACCAATACTTTCCCTCCATTAACCCAGGATGAAGAGCAGAGCACCAGCGCAAGTGCAAGAAAGGGCAGATGGTCCATGTCTGAAAAAGATTTTTCCAGAATATGTAAGGAAGTTAGAGGTCTGTCCTCAACAAGACTTccatttattttttatcattatttttgAGTAGCCATAACAGTCAAACATAGACAGTGTTAGATTTACATTAACAGTGTTAAAGTAAATGCTAGAAAAGTGACTGTGTTCAGTCTTTGCACtttgttaaattaacactttttaaatcaattctTTAAGACTCACCTGAAGTTATGTCAGCAAGTAGTGTTAATAATAGTCTACAGTTGTGTTAGAAAATCAACAGCAGCATATGACATTTAACTCTTATAAAGTAACCCCAAACAGGTGTACTGTAGTCTTGTGTCCAAAGACACGGAACAGGTAGCAAGAGTAGGATTCAAACACAGGTCTACATATCAGCAGACCAGCTCCTTTAATGCTGaaatacccagtggtgggcacagttctgctaatctgctaactgtaaattagcaaagctaacttctttgttagcagattagcttttcagctaactttgaaacctatcagcggaccaattagcttcagctaaatttagttccgctaactttcagtctacTAGTGAGTAAAGCTTCATGGTTAAAAACATtcggaaaccctaaaatcatacatgttagttcctgtctgttgtgtgttttgcaacagCCAGACCGCagagctcagtcctcccccagcagaagggggcagGCAGACTGCTGGCTCCACATGCAATAACAGAGACGTGTGGCAGCGACATGAAAAGCAAGGTACTTttaactcatggtttcatttataaacaaagcattttggacagtttatcaacattaatggcaactctgtcatttttacaaagtgaaaatattgcacatatcttttaaagtaatgcgctaattctaaAAGTTTGGCTGTTAACCGACACacgcgccaaaaggcattatgcgaAATTTGTCTCCTCGcaatcactccccccccccccccccccccccccatcaaaatgcatacAACACTgttatctactggatgggagtgtgaatagtggCCAACGTGTGATCGTTTCATTTGTTGCTATTCGctgcgctgaatcacacttcacaaacagaattttcagttttgtaaatgCCTTTTTTATTAAAAATGACATGTTacaatacacatttatttataaaaaccaagacacgttacattaacttgtgttttacaaataaataaaccaaccaaccagtgattgaGAGGAgaacctaatttccatcatggccTTTTGGTGCATGTGTTGGTTAACTTCAGGTCCTTcagaaattagcacattactttaaaagatatgtgcatgtAAAAATGACAGCGTTGCTGTTAATGTCaacaaactgtccggaattagttttgtgtATAAATGAAATCATGAGTGAAAAGTCCCttgcttttcatgtctcctgccacacGTCTGTTATTGTATGTGGAAAGTAACATTTCCTTACAGCAGCAGACAGGGTGCATAAAGCTCTggcttgtttgttttgggtttgtgatcgcctttgattttactcagaagcctcggcGGTGCTActcaaactggcttatcagtagctgacagtgttccgcgtcaatactaaaagttagtaaAAAAGTTAGTTAATTCCGCTAATTTTTTtgcagtttagcattataaatgttaacttttcagttagtggattaacggttatcgaagctaactttttggttagctgtgcccaccactggagatACCTAATAGCCAGGCACGTGCACAGATAGACCCCTAGTAGTGCTCAACCACGTGCCCTTTTGCCCTGAATGAGAAAAGTGCGGTTTCTGCTGGAGCccccttttttttcccttcatgaaATTAAAGATTACCCTCTCTGTCATCAacctccccaccccccccaccccaaagtgTTCTGCTATTATTTGAGTTCTTGTGAGAATTCTGCCCCGATCTGTTCTGTGGCACGCACAAGCTCCCTCCTTGCCCCTCCCTCCTCCTCCACTCATGAACGCCAGAGACCAAACTGCTGCTGTGCACTTCTCCGACCTGTAGCATCAGACAGACAGGTGTTTGTGCAATCTCTGACGTTGTTTGGTGCAAAATTAACCACAACACTTAACATTATAGCGCCCCTGAAAACATTACGTGGCTACTGGCACggcatttcatttaaaaaaaaaagtggcatgGGAGTGCATTTAGGCATTATACCAAAAAACGCTTGCTTTTTCATACATGAGCATCCATGCATCACGCATAGTCTACACATTTTGTACTCATGAGCCATGAAATATGTGATTTCAAAGCCTTGTCCAGCTGCTTACTGACATTTGTCATGTTTAATTGTGGGGGGGTAAAGTTTGCCACTGTCTAACTGTGGGTCTATGCTCATGAAGTAAATGCACAGTGCACCTACATTGAAATATTGAAATTCTACATTGAAATAGTTCCTCTTTTTCCTCATTTCCCACTCACTCATGGATTGAGTTTAACACCTATAGAGTGGTGAGTTGATGAagtcaccattttttgctgttttatttatttatttattttatttaaccaggttagtcccattgagatcgagatctcttttacaagggagacctggacagttataaagtttccaatccacctaacctgcatgtctttaaatgtgggaggaaaccggagcacccggagaaaacccaggcagacacggggagaacatgcaaactccacacagaaaggccacaggtgggaatcaaacccatggccttcttgctgtaaggc
This genomic window contains:
- the LOC117511150 gene encoding UDP-glucuronosyltransferase 2A2-like → MDHLPFLALALVLCSSSWVNGGKVLVVPVDGSHWINMKALIEELHTRGHEITVMRSFDSWYIKAESPYFKTVTINSFGGFDEESFSSFVVRMLIQKRKHASLWARVTLQYEMMGHLYQMNKHVVEMMGAIFENITVMQSFHDAKYDVVLTDPALGTGVFLAHRLQLPLVFNVRWTVQGDGHSAVAPSPLSYVPIPWTGLTDKMTFTERLKNFCHYILTCFQIWYITDRSYKPFVHQYFGPDIHYMELFQAADIWLMRNDFILQFPRPTMPNIIYMAGFQCKPSKPLSQQLEDFVQSSGEHGVIIMTLGTLIGQLPEDVTEDIAAAFAQLPQKVIWRHKGKTPSTLGNNTLLLDWLPQNNLLGHPKTRLFVAHGGTNGIQEAIYHGVPLVGLPLLFDQKDNLSRMKVKAVAKVLDLSTLNKDNFLEALKEVLYDPSYREKMKTLSNLHRDQPMKPLDRAMFWIEFVMRHKGASHLRTESYKMSKIQYHSVDVMAFLLAVVLLVVIVVTLVLRFLWRNVFPKGKAKKE